Proteins encoded in a region of the Manis javanica isolate MJ-LG chromosome 15, MJ_LKY, whole genome shotgun sequence genome:
- the MRPL51 gene encoding large ribosomal subunit protein mL51 encodes MAGSLSRGASRGLWGWVPLACRSFSLGVSRLYRVRLTLPPTKVVDRWSEKRAMFGVYDNIGILGNFEKHPKELIKGPRWLRGWKGNELQRCIRKKKMVGNRMFLDDLHKLKKRISYLYKHFNRHGKYR; translated from the exons ATGGCAGGCAGCCTCTCCAGGGGGGCAAGCAGGGGCTTATGGGGCTGGGTGCCCCTGGCCTGCAGAAGCTTCTCTCTGG GTGTTTCTCGGTTGTACCGTGTAAGGCTCACCCTCCCGCCCACTAAAGTGGTTGATCGTTGGAGCGAGAAGAGGGCCATGTTTGGGGTGTATGACAACATCGGGATCCTGG gaaactttgaaaaacaccCCAAAGAGCTAATCAAGGGCCCCAGATGGCTTCGGGGGTGGAAGGGGAATGAATTGCAGCGTTGTATCCGAAAGAAGAAAATGGTTGGAAATCGGATGTTCCTTGACGACCTGCACAAACTTAAAAAGCGCATCAGCTATCTCTACAAACACTTTAACCGACATGGAAAGTACAGATAG